The following coding sequences lie in one Manis javanica isolate MJ-LG chromosome X, MJ_LKY, whole genome shotgun sequence genomic window:
- the UXT gene encoding protein UXT isoform X1 has protein sequence MATPPKRRAVEVTGEKVLRYEAFVSDVLQRNLRKVLDHRDKVYEQLATYLQLRNVIEQLQEAKHSELYMQVDLGYNFFIDTLVPDTSRIYVALGYGFFLELTLAEALKFIDRKSNLLTEGILSRDFLSLDLHLAAVGTVPLNPKSVIVGETFGRTAPVDDGEAPVDAAAESATSPVIPPAVGLPSWEPLVGNWARWLQNAHHASGNQTRLEWLTAAIRTVWPNLMQRSNRLSNSLTKDSMNIKAHIRMLLEGLRELQGMQNFPENPHY, from the exons ATGGCGACACCCCCTAAGCGGCGGGCTGTGGAGGTCACGGGGGAGAAAGTGCTACGCTATGAGGCCTTTGTCAGTGACGTGCTGCAGCGGAACCTGCG AAAGGTGCTGGACCATCGCGACAAGGTATATGAGCAACTGGCCACATACCTTCAACTGAGAAATGTCATTGAGCAACTTCAG GAAGCTAAGCACTCGGAGTTATATATGCAGGTGGATTTGGGCTATAACTTCTTCATTGACACACTGGT CCCAGACACTTCACGAATCTATGTGGCCCTTGGATATGGGTTTTTCCTGGAGTTGACATTAGCAGAAGCTCTCAAGTTCATTGATCGTAAGAGCAATCTCCTCACAGA aggtattttgtcccgggatttcctctccctggacttacatctggcgGCAGTCGGCACGGtgcctctgaacccgaaatctgtcatagTCGGTGAGACCTTTGGGAGGACTGCTCCTGTGGatgatggggaggccccagtggatgcagcagcagagagtGCCACTTCACCtgttatccccccagctgtggggcttccaagttgggaacccctagtggggaattgggcTAGG tggttgcaaaatgcccatcacgcctcagggaatcagacacgcctggaatggctgacagctgccatcaggacaGTTTGGCCTAATCTTATGCAGAGATCCAACAG gcTCAGCAACAGCCTCACCAAGGACTCCATGAATATCAAGGCGCATATCCGCATGTTGCTAGAG GGGCTTAGAGAACTACAAGGTATGCAAAATTTCCCAGAGAACCCTCACTATtga
- the UXT gene encoding protein UXT isoform X3 → MATPPKRRAVEVTGEKVLRYEAFVSDVLQRNLRKVLDHRDKVYEQLATYLQLRNVIEQLQEAKHSELYMQVDLGYNFFIDTLVPDTSRIYVALGYGFFLELTLAEALKFIDRKSNLLTELSNSLTKDSMNIKAHIRMLLEGLRELQGMQNFPENPHY, encoded by the exons ATGGCGACACCCCCTAAGCGGCGGGCTGTGGAGGTCACGGGGGAGAAAGTGCTACGCTATGAGGCCTTTGTCAGTGACGTGCTGCAGCGGAACCTGCG AAAGGTGCTGGACCATCGCGACAAGGTATATGAGCAACTGGCCACATACCTTCAACTGAGAAATGTCATTGAGCAACTTCAG GAAGCTAAGCACTCGGAGTTATATATGCAGGTGGATTTGGGCTATAACTTCTTCATTGACACACTGGT CCCAGACACTTCACGAATCTATGTGGCCCTTGGATATGGGTTTTTCCTGGAGTTGACATTAGCAGAAGCTCTCAAGTTCATTGATCGTAAGAGCAATCTCCTCACAGA gcTCAGCAACAGCCTCACCAAGGACTCCATGAATATCAAGGCGCATATCCGCATGTTGCTAGAG GGGCTTAGAGAACTACAAGGTATGCAAAATTTCCCAGAGAACCCTCACTATtga
- the UXT gene encoding protein UXT isoform X2 — protein MATPPKRRAVEVTGEKVLRYEAFVSDVLQRNLRPDTSRIYVALGYGFFLELTLAEALKFIDRKSNLLTEGILSRDFLSLDLHLAAVGTVPLNPKSVIVGETFGRTAPVDDGEAPVDAAAESATSPVIPPAVGLPSWEPLVGNWARWLQNAHHASGNQTRLEWLTAAIRTVWPNLMQRSNRLSNSLTKDSMNIKAHIRMLLEGLRELQGMQNFPENPHY, from the exons ATGGCGACACCCCCTAAGCGGCGGGCTGTGGAGGTCACGGGGGAGAAAGTGCTACGCTATGAGGCCTTTGTCAGTGACGTGCTGCAGCGGAACCTGCG CCCAGACACTTCACGAATCTATGTGGCCCTTGGATATGGGTTTTTCCTGGAGTTGACATTAGCAGAAGCTCTCAAGTTCATTGATCGTAAGAGCAATCTCCTCACAGA aggtattttgtcccgggatttcctctccctggacttacatctggcgGCAGTCGGCACGGtgcctctgaacccgaaatctgtcatagTCGGTGAGACCTTTGGGAGGACTGCTCCTGTGGatgatggggaggccccagtggatgcagcagcagagagtGCCACTTCACCtgttatccccccagctgtggggcttccaagttgggaacccctagtggggaattgggcTAGG tggttgcaaaatgcccatcacgcctcagggaatcagacacgcctggaatggctgacagctgccatcaggacaGTTTGGCCTAATCTTATGCAGAGATCCAACAG gcTCAGCAACAGCCTCACCAAGGACTCCATGAATATCAAGGCGCATATCCGCATGTTGCTAGAG GGGCTTAGAGAACTACAAGGTATGCAAAATTTCCCAGAGAACCCTCACTATtga